A single region of the Sorghum bicolor cultivar BTx623 chromosome 7, Sorghum_bicolor_NCBIv3, whole genome shotgun sequence genome encodes:
- the LOC8080658 gene encoding protein indeterminate-domain 14, with protein MLSSCAPTTAFPPPETGAAPPEPPFRSLQIATTSAAAGAKKKRRPAGTPDPDAEVVSLSPRTLLESDRYVCEICGQGFQRDQNLQMHRRRHKVPWKLLKREAGEAARKRVFVCPEPSCLHHDPSHALGDLVGIKKHFRRKHSGHRQWACARCSKAYAVHSDYKAHLKTCGTRGHTCDCGRVFSRVESFIEHQDTCNAGRPRAETSSSPASGGGGGGGGAGFGMAAAGGASTSQQQRQLHAAAAAAALSRTASSASPSSGGEFGVSQQQVACWPAGPAIASPTAAATFHRFDPALSSPPTPQYERPGGGGGGVHHNLELQLMPPRGSGSYYDAGGTTPAAAVATRCYAFSPHSPAVGLGADPMRLQLSMGFGGGDNDDDSETSAPAATAAARLKEEAREQMRLAMAEKAAADDARAQARRQAELAEQELATARRMRQQAQAELGRAHALRDHAVRQVDATLLQVTCYSCRCKFRARAATGTGGAMSSEVASYVSSVVTEGGDAEVDDDPYRHHHHHRHRQLNADDDAPSHARMMDIN; from the exons ATGTTGAGTTCTTGCGCGCCGACGACGGCCTTCCCGCCTCCGGAGACCGGGGCCGCGCCACCGGAGCCGCCATTCCGGTCTCTGCAGATCGCCACgacgagcgccgccgccggcgccaagAAGAAGCGGCGTCCCGCCGGCACTCCTG ACCCGGACGCGGAGGTGGTGTCGCTGTCGCCGCGGACGCTGCTGGAGTCGGACCGGTACGTGTGCGAGATCTGCGGGCAGGGGTTCCAGCGCGACCAGAACCTGCAGATGCACCGGCGGCGGCACAAGGTGCCGTGGAAGCTGCTGAAGCGGGAGGCCGGCGAGGCGGCGCGGAAGCGCGTGTTCGTGTGCCCGGAGCCGAGCTGCCTCCACCACGACCCGTCCCACGCGCTGGGCGACCTCGTCGGCATCAAGAAGCACTTCCGGCGGAAGCACAGCGGCCACCGGCAGTGGGCCTGCGCCCGCTGCTCCAAGGCCTACGCCGTCCACTCCGACTACAAGGCCCACCTCAAGACCTGCGGCACCCGCGGCCATACCTGCGACTGCGGCCGCGTCTTCTCCCG GGTGGAGAGCTTTATCGAGCACCAGGACACGTGCAACGCCGGCCGGCCGCGGGCCGAgacgtcgtcgtcgccggctagtggcggcggcggtggcggtggcggtgccgGGTTCGGCATGGCGGCAGCAGGCGGTGCCTCCACGTCCCAGCAGCAGCGTCAgctgcacgccgccgccgccgcggcagcGTTGTCACGGACGGCGTCCAGCGCGAGCCCATCAAGCGGTGGCGAGTTCGGGGTGAGCCAGCAGCAGGTCGCCTGCTGGCCAGCTGGACCGGCAATTGCGAGCCCCACGGCCGCCGCGACGTTCCACAGGTTCGACCCGGCGCTGTCGTCGCCTCCGACGCCGCAGTACGAGCgccctggtggtggtggtggtggcgtccACCACAACCTGGAGCTGCAGCTCATGCCGCCGCGCGGCAGCGGCAGCTACTACGACGCCGGAGGCACGACTCCGGCAGCAGCCGTCGCCACCAGGTGCTACGCCTTCTCGCCGCATTCGCCTGCGGTGGGCCTGGGCGCCGACCCGATGCGGCTGCAGCTGTCGATGGGGTTCGGCGGTGGCGACAACGACGACGACAGCGAGACGTCGGCGCCggcagcgacggcggcggccaggCTCAAGGAGGAGGCCCGGGAGCAGATGCGGCTGGCGATGGCGGAGAAGGCGGCGGCCGACGACGCCCGGGCGCAGGCGCGGCGGCAGGCGGAGCTGGCCGAGCAGGAGCTCGCGACCGCCCGCCGCATGCGGCAGCAGGCGCAGGCGGAGCTGGGCCGCGCGCACGCGCTCCGGGACCACGCCGTGCGCCAGGTGGACGCCACGCTGCTGCAGGTCACCTGCTACAGCTGCCGCTGCAAGTTCCGGGCGCGGGCGGCGACCGGGACCGGCGGCGCCATGAGCTCCGAGGTGGCCAGCTACGTCTCCTCCGTCGTCACCGAGGGCGGCGACGCCGAGGTGGACGACGACCcgtaccgccaccaccaccaccaccgccaccggcAGCTCAacgccgacgacgacgcgccGAGCCACGCTAGGATGATGGACATCAACTAG